The stretch of DNA GGCGGTTAGCGGCATTGGGTATTCAAACGCTTTTGAATCGTTTTGCACAACAATTCCTTCGGCATTGCGGAGCAATTCAACCACGTCATCCAATTCAAATTCGTGGTCAAACTCTACGTTAATAGCCTCCGAATGGCCGCCGATGGTTGGAATCCGCACGGTGGTAGCCGTTACACGGATGCTGTCGTCGCCCATAATTTTCTTGGTTTCATTCACCATCTTCATTTCCTCTTTCGTATAGCCATTATCGAGAAATACGTCGATGTGCGGCAACACGTTGAGGTCAATGGGGTGAGGATACACTTTTTGCGCATCGGCACGGCCTTCACGCTCGGCAAATAACTGATCGACAGCCGCTTTGCCCGTACCCGTTACTGACTGGTAGGTTGATACCACAATACGTTTCGCTTTGTAGCGGTCGTGCAGGGGTTTCAGAGCTACCACCATCTGAATGGTTGAGCAGTTCGGATTAGCAATGATTTTATCGTCGGGCGTGAGCGTATCGGCGTTGATTTCGGGCACAACCAATTTCTTGGTCGGGTCCATACGCCATGCCGACGAGTTATCGATTACGGTGATGCCAGCTTCGGCAAATTTGGGTGCCAGCGCGAGCGACGTGCTGCCGCCTGCCGAAAAAATCGCAATGGCGGGTTTAGCCGCAATGGCATCCTCAAAGCTGACAACGGTATATTGCTTTCCCTTAAACTCGACCTGTTTACCTACCGACCGCTCTGAAGCAACCGGGATCAGTTCAGAGACGGGAAAGTTACGTTCTTCGAGCACTTTCAGGATTTCGCCACCGACAAGGCCGGTAGCCCCAACAACTGCGATTTTCATAAAAGTAACGCGGGTGGAAACCCGCCTTGATTAAATTAACAAAAAGCGGGTTTCTGCCCGCATTACTGAATTGCCCGCAAAAGTACAGCAAAATCGCTGATCGACAGATGTTTTGTTCGACAGAAAAACAGGCAGTTAGAACCGGCCAACCAGCCCAACGCCCGAAATACTAAGGTTTGAATAGGGCTGCACTTGCCACGAAATGCCCTGCCGCTGCCGCAATGACCGATTGTAGTATTGCACAGCCTGCCGCATCCGTTGACCGGGTCGCAACATCCACGCACCCGTGGCTGAGATAAGAAAACCACCCAGAAACATGGCTACGCCCGTTGTGACGGCCCCATGATTGGTGCGGTCAGGAGTCGGGTTGCAGTATCCATAACACATCATGCCATTAATAACCGTCCCATTTGGCGTATAGGGACCCCGATTAGCTTCGCCAGTACGGTCGTTGGACAAACCAACGCTTAGCCCTATAATTGACGTAACGATACCGCCCGCAATGAGCCAGCCGCCCGCGTATCGGCTACGCATATACGCATTGAAATTCTGAATGGCGTCCGGGTCGCCCGACGCCATAATATACGGGCGCAGGTCTTTTGCCCTGATGTCCAGACCATCATAGGTATACTGCGTTCGGCCACTCCAGCCGCCATACGCACCCACGTAGGTAGGAATCATGTCGCTCTCAATCGGTTTTAACTCTTCTGGTCGAATAGGCCGGAGTGTATCGGGCTGGGCCTGAGTTAGTAAGGGCAGGGCTGTC from Spirosoma montaniterrae encodes:
- a CDS encoding aspartate-semialdehyde dehydrogenase, with amino-acid sequence MKIAVVGATGLVGGEILKVLEERNFPVSELIPVASERSVGKQVEFKGKQYTVVSFEDAIAAKPAIAIFSAGGSTSLALAPKFAEAGITVIDNSSAWRMDPTKKLVVPEINADTLTPDDKIIANPNCSTIQMVVALKPLHDRYKAKRIVVSTYQSVTGTGKAAVDQLFAEREGRADAQKVYPHPIDLNVLPHIDVFLDNGYTKEEMKMVNETKKIMGDDSIRVTATTVRIPTIGGHSEAINVEFDHEFELDDVVELLRNAEGIVVQNDSKAFEYPMPLTAHGRDEVFVGRIRRDETQPKTLNFWCVADNLRKGAATNAVQIAEYLMKHNLVTIGEEAAV